The following is a genomic window from Clostridium fungisolvens.
GACAGGACAGGTGAATTCTACCGAAGACATACCTAGAAATAAGCAGGAACTTTATAAATTAATAAGTTCCATAGGACAAAAATAGAAAAACGATGAAAAGTAAATATAAGATTTACGGTGCAACCATCAAATTAGCTCCTACTAAAGATATTAAAGAGTTCCTAACTCAACTATTAATTTATACATGCCCAAAAATCCCCAGAAGCCGGGATTTTCAAACAAGTATAAATTAAGTTTCGATATATGAACTCTTTAGTAGTAGCTAATTCTAATTTTGTTAAGCTTATATTTTTTAAACATGAGTATTAAATTATTTTTTAAGATTTCATTTAGCTTTAATTGATTGAAGTAATTTTCCTAAAAAACCAGTTTCATTATTAGTACTCATTTCAATTTCATATTGAGTATAGTAGGCATCTTGCATTACTCGTTTGAAATCTTTTACTTCTTTTATTAAACTCTCATTACCATCCGAAGAGGACTTGGAGAATTTATCAAAGTTGCTTTGCAAATGAAGTTTTAACTCATTATTTTTAAGGTGAATTTTTTCAGAAATAACATCTGAAATATTTGTCAGAAGATTGTCGTGTAACCCTTTGTTAATTTCATTAAAATCTTCGAGTTTTGAGTGAAGATATTGTTCAATCTGCGTTTGAAGGGTTTGTTTAAATTCATTAAGACTTTTATTTTGGGCCTCGATGATTGATGAAGTAATATTTTGAAGTATTAGTGAATTGGCATTTTGTATATCTTTAATGAATTCAGTCTTAAAATTATCAAGTTGAATTTGTTGCTCTTGCTTAATTGATACAATAAGATCTTCTACTGATAAGAGATTACTTTCTGAATACTCAACTTCAGTTTCATCTAAAGGTAGCTTACTATAATAATCTTCAATTTCTTTAAGAGTCATACCTCTATTCTTAAGTTTTATGAGTAGCTCTAATTTGTCAACATCTTTATTGGTATAGCGTAATTCTTTATGAACTATTTCTATTTTAAGAAGATCATCAAATATATTTGTATAATATTTAATATTGCTAATGTCTTCTTTTAACAAATCAGCAACCTGATCAATAGAATAGTATAATATTTCGCCTCTTTTTTTATTTTGAATTTTATAATCAATTTTTTGTCCATCTATATATTTATCTTTATTATCCATAATAATCAATCCCCCTTATTATTTTTCGAGCACATGACTGATAAGCTTAAGTGAAAATTATAATTATTTTAAAAAAATAATTAAATATGTAATGTTGGAGTGATTTTCTCCGATAATATATGTATAGAACATGGTAAGGGAGAGTTATTATGGAAAAAGGAAAAATGTTATTAGTGTCATTAGGACAAGGTGCAGGAAATATAGTTGATGGATTGTTAAGTAGGAATTCTAGATATAATGGATTGTTTTTAAATAGCAGCTTGTTTGATGTTAAGCCATTAAAAAATGCTGATATGGCAAAGAACGTATATGTTTATCCAGGAACCGATGGTTCAGGAAGAGATAGAAATAAATCAAAGGAAATGATTAAAGATAATATTAATCCAATAGGAACACTACTAAGTAAGTATCCTCTGACAGAAGTAGTTGTAGTATTTACTACAATGGCTGGGGGAACAGGTTCTGGTGCAATAAAAACCTTTATACAAATAGCGAAAAAGGTATTACCAAATGCTAAAGTGAATGTAGTAGCAATCTTACCTAGCTTAAAGGAAGATGAGTTAGCATTTAAAAACACTATAGAATGTTGGAATGACATAAATAGTATAATGGATTTGATAAATGACGTTAAGTTTGTAGATAACAATAAGAGAAATACATATAAAGAAATTAATAATGAAGTTATTGAAAGTTTAGATTTATCATACAACATAATAGGTATTCATGCTGATGGAAGTATAGACAACAAAGATTCCTTTAGGATAAATACTGCAGAGGGATCTGGGTTAGTATTAAAACTATATGATGGTTTGAAGGATGCTAAAACTGCTGTTGATTTAGCTATACAAAATAGCGTATTTGTTCAACCAGATACGTATGACTGTGATTACCTAGGAATCAACCTGAAAATTGACGGATACGATCCGTATGAAGTTTCTAAATTATTTGAAGTTTACAGAAGCACATATATAACGTACAATAACAAGAATAACATAATAGTACTTGGAGGCTGTGAAACTCCAACAGAATCAATAAAATTAATAAAGATGGCTTTAGAAGATAAGAACAAAAGAAAACTTACAAGAAATAGAAAAAGAAGTGTTATCATTGATTTGGATACAGATAGTGAAGAAAACAAAGAAGAAATTGATGGCCTTAGCGATTTGTTTGAGGATAATTATGCTTTTTAAAAAGAGCTTGGAAATTTTAGTAATAGAATAGTTGAATTATAAAATAAGAAGAATCCTACGACGTTTGGGTTCTTCTTTTTATTACATAGGATAGAATTTTAGTGACAACAAAATTTATTAATTTTAAGTATAATAAAGCCTATTAAAGGTTTTATAAAAACTTTTATTTGAAGTGTATACATGCACATATTCAGAATTATAACATAATATAATTCTGTAAAATTATATAAAGAAGGAATAACATGTATAATAATTATTGGGGTTACCCAAATCCTTATTTTAATAACATGGCCATGTATAATCCATACAATATGTACTATGGCTATTACATTTATCCTTTTAATCATCTCTATAATACACCAATGTATCATCATCAACATTATAATCAATACCAAAATCAGTACCATAATCCATACCATAATCAGGAGAATAGAGATTTTGATTCATATTATGTTCCTTTCAATGATGAAGAGGTATATGGATTTAGAGCTGATGCACCACAACCAACTGCTGTTGGCGGTGGAAGTCCAGTTACCCTAAAAGACTATGGTCCACAACCTTATACTGTTAATATTAATGAAGCCACAAAACAGAATAATACTTTCCGTACTGCTCTGTGGACAGGTAGACATCTTCAAGTTACTTTAATGAGCATTGATATCGGAGATAGTATAGGACTTGAAATTCACCCTAATGTTGATCAATTTTTAAGAATTGAACAAGGACAAGGGATTGTTAGGATGGGAAAAACTAAAGAGAAAATGGATTTTCAAGCAAATGTGGCAGATGAATTTGCAATCATGGTTCCAGCTGGTACATGGCATAATGTAATTAATACAGGGAATGTACCTCTTAAACTATATTCCATTTATGCACCTCCTCAACATCCACATGGCACTGTTCATGTTACAAAAGCAAATGCAGAAGCTGCTGAAGCAAAGAAACGTTAATTAGTAATAATAATCTTAATGTTTTCATCAATTACTTGAAGGAAATATATTGATATGTTATGATGATTTTATAAAACTTAATAAATACTTAGAGATATATTACTTTCATTGGAGTTTAATTTTTGAAAGAGTATGACATAAAACTACGTGCTTTGAAAATGATTTTCCGATTGAAGTAGTACATCCTTAACACAGGGGTGTTGGATTTGGCCAACTGAGATTAAGAACCGCAATTCTTTGACCCTAAAACCTGAACTGGGTAATGCCAGCGTAGGAAGTTGTTTATTTGAAATGTTAATTTAAGCACAAATCCTATGGGTTTGTGCTTTTTTACTGTATAGGAAATTATAGAACCTTAAAGCTAGCTAAACCTATAGCTTTCAATGATCTTGTAATTTTTTATGGCTATACAATAAAAATTAAAACTTATTCGTCTGCCAGGTTTTTCTCATATATATTCTGGAAGGCAGATGCATAAGAAACTGTAAATGCATTGATTTTGGACAAGTATAAGGGCTAATGTAAAGAAGTCCTAGATGAATAATTGCTAAATAAAATAATATTAACCTGGAGGTAGATTAACAAATGGGAATAAATAAAAAGGTTTCAGAAGCATTAAACAACGTAAGGGAGAAAACTCCTTTAGTACATCATATAACAAACTATGTAACTGTAAATGATTGTGCTAATATAACTTTAGCAATAGGTGGATCACCAGTAATGGCTGATGATATCAACGAAGTACGTGACATGGTATCACTTGCTTCAGCTTTCGTTATAAATATTGGAACTTTAAATAGCAGAACTGTGGAAGCAATGCTTGAAGGCGGAAAAAGAGCTAACGAGTTAAATATTCCTGTTGTCTTAGATCCAGTTGGTGCTGGTGCAACAGCTTATAGAACAGAAGTAGCAAAGAGAATATTAAATGAAGTAAAGTTATCAGTTGTAAGAGGAAACCTTTCAGAAATAAAGACTTTATACGGTATAGAAACTCAAACTAAAGGAGTAGACTCAGGAGAAACTATAGACGAAAATGCTGATGAGTTTACAATAGCAAAAGAAGTGGCGAAAAACTTTGCAAAGAAGTTAAATACAGTAGTTGCAATAACTGGAGCAGTGGATATCATAACAGATGGAAATACACTATATACAGCACATAATGGACATAAGATTATGGCTAAAATTACAGGGACTGGTTGTATGTGTACGTCACTAATTGGTTCATACTTGGGGGCAACAGACAGTGCTCTTATAGCAGCTCTTGCAGGTATTACTTCTATGAGCATTGCAGGAGAAGTAGCATACGAAAATCTAGATAAGAATAATGAAAGTACGGGTACATTAAAATCAAGAATAATAGATGGCATATACAATCTAAATGAGGATGTAATAATTGAAAGAGGAAGAATAAATGAAGAGTAATATAGATTACAAGCTTTATCTAGTTACGGATAGAGGAATATTAAAAGGAAGAGATATAGCTGTTGCTGTTGAAGATGCAATAAGGGGTGGCGCAACTCTAGTTCAGCTTAGAGAGAAAGATATAACTACTTCTGATTTTTATAAGGTAGCCTTAAAGGTTAAAGAAGTTACAAGCAGTTACGGGGTCCCTCTTATAATAAATGATAGAATCGATATTGCATTAGCAGTTGACGCTGAAGGAATTCATGTAGGACAAAGTGATATGCCTTGTGAAGTAGTGAGAAAAATAGTTGGAAAGGATAAGATAGTTGGTGTGTCTACTTCAACTATTGAAGAAGCTAAAAAGGCGGAAAAAGATGGAGCTGATTACATAGGTGTAGGAGCTGTATTTCCAACAAGTTCAAAGGATGATGCAAAGTCAGTATCTATAGAATTACTTAAAGCAATAAAGGAAAGTGTATCTATTCCGGTTGTAGCTATTGGAGGTATTTCATCAAAAAATGTAGCACTTCTTAAACCTGCAAATATCGAAGGGGTAGCTGTAATATCGGATATTTTAGGTAAAGATGAAATAACTTTAGCTGCGAAGGAATTGAAGGAATTGATATAACTTTGGCTTGTTTGTAAGCTTATTAATAAATAAAGAGTTGCTGTTTAAGGAAAAGTGTATATAATCCTCAATGTATGGATATATTTTCCAGGAAATAGTGAGCGAAAATCAATTAAATTAGAAGGATAATAAGGAAATATAATTTTTATTTCTTTATTATCCTTTTTTCGGTATAAGAAAATATAGAATTTTCAAGCTAGCAAAAATGGGGAGTTTCAATGTTTTTAGGAGCTTTTTATGGCTATACAGTAAAAAAAATAAAACTTATTCGCCTGCCTATTTTCCTCATATACATTCAGAAAGGCAGATGCACAAAAAAACTCGCTGATAAAAGTTCGCTTCAGCAAATTTTTCATGTAAAATAATTGTATACATATTTGAACATAGAACGTCTTAGTAATAGATACCTAAATTAAAACCATAAGGGTGAGTTGTAAAAATCTAACTTTTTATAAGATTATTGTTTGTATTTGGGTATAAGTATTACTTAATGAAGCGCTTCAAATTAAAGGAAATAAAATTATGGCTATATTTAGACAGGGTGATAATTTTAAATTTTACCGAAAATATTTACTTTATAGAGGGAGGAAAGAATGAGCTATGGATTAATTAACGAGATGTTTGAGCAAAAAATGAAGCTCATTCATAAGTATTTGATAAAGCTGGGTTGCAGCCAAGACAATGCTGAAGATATAGTACAAGATACCTTCTATAAAGCACTAAAGTACATTGATGGAATACAATCTGATAAGATGTCTTCATGGCTTTTTAAGGTTGCAATTAATAAATATTATGATTTGTGTAGGAAGAACAATAGACATATTCATATGAGCATAGACGAAGATATTTTTAAAGAAACCTTACATGACAGCAAACTAGTTGAGGACTTTATATTAGATTTAGAACAAAAGGAAGAAATTCTTAAAGCTTTAAATTCTATTAGTGATATTCATAAAAATCTATTGGTGTTTAAGTATGAAATGGGATTATCTTATAGAGAAATCGCAGAGCTTTTGGACATAAATGAGAATACTGTTAAGACTTATTTGTTTAGAGCCAGAGAGCAGTTTAAAAAGGTTTGGAGGGATAGATTTGAAAAGTGATGATGAAAAATTAAAAGAGTTATTTGGAGAAAAAGAAAAGCCTGTTTTTAGTAAAGTTATAAAAAAGGCTAAAATTTTTTCTGTATTAAGAACAATTATATTGAGTCTAATGATAGTAATTATTTTAAGTTTTGTAGTACTGATATCTAACGCAAAAATTTTGAATAATATGGGAGAACAGAAACAGATGGATTTGAGCACTTGGTATAATATAAGTATGCCGAATGCTTATATAGGGAATATTCAGTTTGATGATAGGATTTTTACAGGGGAAATAGATTTTGTAAGATATAGATTCTTAGGTAATAAACCTATAACCGATGGAAGCTATAAGGAGGGATATGGATTTCCTTTAATTAATGGAATATATGGTGATTTAGGATTTACCTTGTTTGGTGGTAGTAATATAAATGAAATGACAAGTTATAACAAAGCTGGAAAGCGCATTATGAAATTTTATCATCCTTCTGTAAAATATGATAATTATATAAATAATTTAGATGTTATCGATAAGATTGGTGCAAATAAGCTAGCAGAGATGTCATTATCTTTTGATAAAGCATATACCATAGACGAAGTAAGACAAATGCTTCCTAAGGAAATTACTTTAAATTGGTATTGGGTAGATACTTATAATGAAAAGGATCTAAGTATGACAGGTATGTCTGATAAAAATGAAAAGAGCAATAAAGATAGCGTAGTTTTTGAAGAAAATTATGTGTATGGTATAAAAGCTTTAGACTTACTAGGAAATAAGATTGACAATCCAGAAGAAATGTTCATTGGTGCAATTACTATGGGAAGTAAAGATAAAATGGTCGCGTCAATATATAAAAATATATTTAACAAATTGAGCCAAGGTAAAGGCGAGGTTAAAAAAGATGATCTAAAGATAATAGGAGTAGTTGTAAGTGGAGATATAGATTCTCTAAAGAAGTTGAAAAATCAAAATTATATAAAAGCGGCTACTTTAGGGGCCGTTGCAGATAAATATTAAAGGGGGGATATCGGTGAAAACATATTTCAAACTTGAACTAAAAAAAGCAATATTTTCGTGGAGAACTATGCTTTCGATACTAATAGTTCTAACAAGTTTAGCTATACCATTTTTGGAAGAACTAAGGTTTCCTTATCCAGGTTTAGATGGAGTAGATTATTATATAAGAATATCCTACTTTTCATATATAGGTTATATAGGACCTGTAGTAACAGCGTTAATTTATTCAACCTCTATAATCAGAGATAAAGATAAAGGTTTTATAAATAAGCTTATGGAAATTATAGATCTAAAAACATATTACAAGGTCAAAGTAGCAGTGAATAGTTTGGTAACCTTTATTGTATTTGCGGTATGTCACGGGTTTATGATAGTGTGGCTTATTATAATGCATGGAGTAAAGGC
Proteins encoded in this region:
- a CDS encoding helix-turn-helix domain-containing protein, with product MDNKDKYIDGQKIDYKIQNKKRGEILYYSIDQVADLLKEDISNIKYYTNIFDDLLKIEIVHKELRYTNKDVDKLELLIKLKNRGMTLKEIEDYYSKLPLDETEVEYSESNLLSVEDLIVSIKQEQQIQLDNFKTEFIKDIQNANSLILQNITSSIIEAQNKSLNEFKQTLQTQIEQYLHSKLEDFNEINKGLHDNLLTNISDVISEKIHLKNNELKLHLQSNFDKFSKSSSDGNESLIKEVKDFKRVMQDAYYTQYEIEMSTNNETGFLGKLLQSIKAK
- a CDS encoding cell division protein FtsZ, with product MEKGKMLLVSLGQGAGNIVDGLLSRNSRYNGLFLNSSLFDVKPLKNADMAKNVYVYPGTDGSGRDRNKSKEMIKDNINPIGTLLSKYPLTEVVVVFTTMAGGTGSGAIKTFIQIAKKVLPNAKVNVVAILPSLKEDELAFKNTIECWNDINSIMDLINDVKFVDNNKRNTYKEINNEVIESLDLSYNIIGIHADGSIDNKDSFRINTAEGSGLVLKLYDGLKDAKTAVDLAIQNSVFVQPDTYDCDYLGINLKIDGYDPYEVSKLFEVYRSTYITYNNKNNIIVLGGCETPTESIKLIKMALEDKNKRKLTRNRKRSVIIDLDTDSEENKEEIDGLSDLFEDNYAF
- a CDS encoding cupin domain-containing protein, which translates into the protein MYNNYWGYPNPYFNNMAMYNPYNMYYGYYIYPFNHLYNTPMYHHQHYNQYQNQYHNPYHNQENRDFDSYYVPFNDEEVYGFRADAPQPTAVGGGSPVTLKDYGPQPYTVNINEATKQNNTFRTALWTGRHLQVTLMSIDIGDSIGLEIHPNVDQFLRIEQGQGIVRMGKTKEKMDFQANVADEFAIMVPAGTWHNVINTGNVPLKLYSIYAPPQHPHGTVHVTKANAEAAEAKKR
- the thiM gene encoding hydroxyethylthiazole kinase, with the translated sequence MGINKKVSEALNNVREKTPLVHHITNYVTVNDCANITLAIGGSPVMADDINEVRDMVSLASAFVINIGTLNSRTVEAMLEGGKRANELNIPVVLDPVGAGATAYRTEVAKRILNEVKLSVVRGNLSEIKTLYGIETQTKGVDSGETIDENADEFTIAKEVAKNFAKKLNTVVAITGAVDIITDGNTLYTAHNGHKIMAKITGTGCMCTSLIGSYLGATDSALIAALAGITSMSIAGEVAYENLDKNNESTGTLKSRIIDGIYNLNEDVIIERGRINEE
- the thiE gene encoding thiamine phosphate synthase, producing the protein MKSNIDYKLYLVTDRGILKGRDIAVAVEDAIRGGATLVQLREKDITTSDFYKVALKVKEVTSSYGVPLIINDRIDIALAVDAEGIHVGQSDMPCEVVRKIVGKDKIVGVSTSTIEEAKKAEKDGADYIGVGAVFPTSSKDDAKSVSIELLKAIKESVSIPVVAIGGISSKNVALLKPANIEGVAVISDILGKDEITLAAKELKELI
- a CDS encoding RNA polymerase sigma factor, with amino-acid sequence MSYGLINEMFEQKMKLIHKYLIKLGCSQDNAEDIVQDTFYKALKYIDGIQSDKMSSWLFKVAINKYYDLCRKNNRHIHMSIDEDIFKETLHDSKLVEDFILDLEQKEEILKALNSISDIHKNLLVFKYEMGLSYREIAELLDINENTVKTYLFRAREQFKKVWRDRFEK
- a CDS encoding anti sigma factor C-terminal domain-containing protein codes for the protein MKSDDEKLKELFGEKEKPVFSKVIKKAKIFSVLRTIILSLMIVIILSFVVLISNAKILNNMGEQKQMDLSTWYNISMPNAYIGNIQFDDRIFTGEIDFVRYRFLGNKPITDGSYKEGYGFPLINGIYGDLGFTLFGGSNINEMTSYNKAGKRIMKFYHPSVKYDNYINNLDVIDKIGANKLAEMSLSFDKAYTIDEVRQMLPKEITLNWYWVDTYNEKDLSMTGMSDKNEKSNKDSVVFEENYVYGIKALDLLGNKIDNPEEMFIGAITMGSKDKMVASIYKNIFNKLSQGKGEVKKDDLKIIGVVVSGDIDSLKKLKNQNYIKAATLGAVADKY